The Couchioplanes caeruleus nucleotide sequence TTGAGGAACATCGCCGAGACGCTGGTACGCAGCGCGGCCTGCTCGGCGGCGATGCGGACCGCCTCACGGTGGACCACGTTGAACGCCTGCGCCACCTGGCCGACCTCGTCGCGGTTGCTGAGCCGGATCGGGTCGCGCACCTGGCGCACGATGTCGTCGGCGCCGCCCTCGCCCAGGTTGCGGACGTCGCGCAGCCGGGCGACGGCGTCGGGCAGGTCGCGGTTGGCCACTGCGAGGGCGCCCTCCCGCAGCCGGCGCAGGGAGAGGTTGAGCGAACGGGCGAGCAGCACGGCCAGGGCCACGGCGATGATCAGCGTGAGCAGCACCAGGGCGGCCTCGATGGCGGCCTGCCGGGTCACCGAGCCGCTCTCGTCGCTCGCCTGCTGCAGCGCCTGGCTCTCGAGCCGCTGCTCGGCCCAGCGCATCAGGTCGACCACCGAGCCCATCGACTGGGTGATGTCCTGCGGCGGCACCGCGTTGCCACGGGTGAGCCGCAGCGAGACCTGGTCGGCCAGGTTGACCGCGTCGCCGGTGACGGTGTTGTCGACGAGCGCCTGCTGCTCCGGCGTGGCCACCAGGGCGAAGCCCTCGAGCGCCTCCTGCTGGCTGGTCTGCGTCGCGGTGAAGACGGACAGCTGCTCGTCGCTGACGTCGCCGGCGACGCGGGCGGCGTACGCGACCGCCTCCTGCTCGGCGGTGCCCGCCTTGGCGCGGGAGAACGCCGAGACCGCGCGCAGGCTGTCGGCGACCTTGCCGGCGCCGGCGTACTGGCTGAGCACCTCGCCGTAGCCGACGAGGTCGGTGATGACGACGCCGTAGCGCAGTACGGCCTCGGACACGGCGATCTGGTCGCGATCCGTGATCTTCTTGCGGGTCGCGTCCATCGTGCGCAGGTGGTCGTCGATCCGGGCGAGCCGGTCCTCCACGGCCGGCGGCGGCTCGTCGAGCGCGCGCCGGTCCGTCGTGTACCTCTGGATCCGCTGATCACTCTGGGCGATGACGGCGTTGTAACCGTCCGGCTTCGAGCCGGGGGTCGCCAGGTACTCGGCGGCCGCCATCCGCTCCCGGTGCAGGTACTGCGTCAGCTCCGACACGTCGGTGGAGAGCCGGGTCAGGTCCTCCACCTGGCTCGCATCGAGTGCGCGGCCACCGACGTCGATCAGCCGTACGGTCGCCAGGGCGAGCACGGCCAGCAGCGGCACGAAGAGGATCATGGCCAGCTTCGAGCGGATGCGGGCGTCCCGCAGCCGCGGCAACCGGCCGCGGCGCTCGCGGGTTCCGGCGCCGCCATCCCTGCCGCCGTCGTCACTGCCTGCGGCAGGATCGGCGGCGGAGCCCGCGGGATAGGTCGAGGCCTGGGTCGAAGAACCGGTGCTCACGACATCTCCTCGCTGATCTTCCCCGCATCTCTTCGCCCGCCCGATCGCCGGCGTCCGGGCCCGGCCGTTGGCTGCGACAAGGCTGGTGCCGCACGCGGCACGGCCGCGATTTCATCAGAGTCGGCAACCCTTTGGGAAGTCCGAGACATCCCGGAAACAGGGCTCACGCGCGCCCGGCAATCACCCGAAGGCGTCGACAATCGACAGTGCGTAGGCGTTGACGTGGGCGAATGTAACCGTAACGACGTTCCGTGTCGACACAGTGACGCATGTCCATCAAGATTCCAACCACTATGTGGGATGCCTGTCCCGCGCCCTGCCCGCCACCCATATCCGGCCCGAAGGCGAACGTCGATGGGGGCGCGGCTTGACCACGACTCTTCACGTTGGCAAGGTTTGGCGCGGTTGGACGGACGGACTGTCCGTGTTCACGCGGTCCACTCCGGACAACGTTGCGTTCTGCGGGACACAACACGTCCCGGCACCGCCCTCGAGGAGGCACCCCCAGTGAGGCTCCCCCGTCGCCTGACGGCGTCCGTCGCCGCATCGGCGCTCGTCGTCACCGCCCTCGCGGCCTGCGATTCGGACAGCGAGGCGAGCGGCAAGACCGACGTCGTGATCGGCGCCGACCTGGCCTCCGGCTCCGCCGTGGACGCCGCGTACGCCCGCGCCCTGCAGCTGCGCGTGGAACAGGTGAACGCGTCCGGACAGCTCGGCGACTACAACCTCGTCCTGCGTATTCAGGACAACAAGTCCGACCCGACGTCCTCGCTGCGGAACATCAGCACCATGGGCGACGACGCCTCGGTGGCCGCGGTCGTGTCCGGCGTCTGCAGCGAGTGCGCGGTGGCGGCCGCGAAGACGATCAACGACAAGCGGGTGCCGACCATCGCGCTCGCGCCCGCCGAGGAGGTCAGCACACCGGTGGAGAGCCGGCGCTACCTCTTCAAGCTGGGTCCCAACCCGGCCGACAGCGCGGCGGCGCTCACCGCGGAGCTCGTCCGTACGGACACCAAGTCGGTGGCGCTGCTCTACTCCGACGACCTGTACGGCAAGGGCGGCCGCAGCCACATGGTCAAGGAGCTGGCCAAGGCGAACATCGAGGTGACCAACCAGTTGCCGGTGAAGCCGACCGCCACGGACGTGACCCAGACGGTGGGCACCCTGACCGACACCGACCCTGACGCGCTGGTGGTCTGGACCG carries:
- a CDS encoding ABC transporter substrate-binding protein, with product MRLPRRLTASVAASALVVTALAACDSDSEASGKTDVVIGADLASGSAVDAAYARALQLRVEQVNASGQLGDYNLVLRIQDNKSDPTSSLRNISTMGDDASVAAVVSGVCSECAVAAAKTINDKRVPTIALAPAEEVSTPVESRRYLFKLGPNPADSAAALTAELVRTDTKSVALLYSDDLYGKGGRSHMVKELAKANIEVTNQLPVKPTATDVTQTVGTLTDTDPDALVVWTGADQATLAATSAKVAKFKGRVYFDAAAAGDLFLPQEAAAATNNTTMVFTQILAIDDVIATTPAKAARKQWFRDYTSRYGSYSGAASFGADAISLIADAVAKAGTNRQRIRDILETSQTDGLSGPIRLTPDNHSGLMPQALTLLVARSGRWRLLS